A segment of the Mycobacterium intracellulare ATCC 13950 genome:
CCCGCTCGGCGATGATCGGAATCGATTGAATGCCGGAGGATCCGGTGCCGATCACAGCCACCCGCTTGCCCGTGAAGTCGACGGGATCCTGCGGCCAGTGCGCGGTGTGGTAGACCTCGCCCGCGAAGGTGTCCAGGCCGTCGAAGTCCGGGGTCAGCGCAGCCGACAACGGACCGGTAGCCATGAGACAGAACCGCGCCGAGATTGTCTGCCCGGCATCGGTGGTGACCGTCCAGCGCAACGTCGTCTCGTCGAGCGCCGCCGACACCACCCGGGTGCGCAGCGCGATGTCGCGGCGCAGGTCGAGTTTGTCGGCGACCCAATTCAGGTACGCCAGGATCTCGGCCTGGGTGGCGTAGCGTTCGGTCCAGGTCCATTCCTGCTGCAGTTCGTCGGAGAACGAGTAGCAGTAGTCGACGCTCTCGACGTCGCAGCGCGCGCCGGGATACCGGTTGTAGTACCAGGTCCCGCCGATCTCGGGCGCGGCTTCCAGGACTCGCACCGAAAGCCCCTGGCCGCGCAGCTTGTGCAGGGCGTACAGGCCGGCGAACCCCGCGCCGACCACGACCACATCGAGAGTCTGTTCGCCGGGATCGTTCACAACCAGTCACGGTAAGGCCTGCGGGATCGCGCACCGCTCCACCTCCCGGTCACCGGACGCCGGGGGCGCATTTTCCCGGCCACCGGGCAGCTGGGTTCGCCCTGCCGTCTGGATCGCTCACGATCGGCGGATGCCGCAAGTCGCGCGCGTCGACGTCGAGCTGGACGGTCGACGCCATCATTTGTGCTGGCCCCACGGGCAGACGCTGGTCGAGACATTGCTCGAGGCGGGTATCGCCGTGCCCCACTCGTGCCGGGAGGGCCGCTGCGGCTCGTGCGTGGCGACCGTGGTCGCGGGCGAGGTCGACATGGTTCCGTGCGAAGTGTTGGACGCCGACGATCTCGAGGAGGGCCTGATTCTGGCCTGCCAGGCGCGGCCCGCGGGCACCGATGTTCATGTCGAATTTTGACCGCGTTGTGTCCGCTCATCGGGATTTACTTTGGGACGGGTCGGGACTGCGGTAGACCATTACTAAGCACCCACACGTAAGGACAACGATATGAGCGACCGGGTACTGGACCGGGTAGTGGCCATGGCCGATCAGCTGCGCGAACAGGCCGCGGAGGCCGAGCAACTCGGCCGGCTCACCGACGACACCGTCAAGCTGATGAAGGGCGCCGGGCTGATCCGGCTGTTGCAGACCAAGCAGTATCAGGGCTTCGAGGTCCACCCCCGCGAGTTCGCCGAGACGACGATGGCCACAGCGGCGCTCGATCCCGCGGCGGGCTGGATCGTCGGCGTGGTGGGCGTGCACCCCTACCAGCTCGCCTACGCCGACCCGAAGGTGGCCGCCGAGATCTGGGCCGACGACGTCGACACCTGGATGGCGTCGCCCTACGCGCCGCAGGGCGTGGCCAAACCGGTCGACGGCGGCTACCTGTTCAACGGGCGCTGGCAGTTCAGTTCGGGCACCGACCATTGCGACTGGATCATCCTGGGCGCCATGCTCGGCGACGACAAGGGCATCCCGTTGATGCCGCCGCAAATGCTGCACATGATCCTGCCGCGCAAGGACTACGAGATCGTCGAGGACTCGTGGAATGTGGTGGGGCTGCGCGGAACCGGCTCCAAGGACGTCATCGTCAAAGACGCGTTCGTCCCGACCTACCGGACCATGGACGCGGCGAAGGTGATGGACGGCACCGCCCAGCGCGAGGCCGGCATGACCGAGCCGCTGTACCTGATGCCGTGGTCGACGATGTTCCCGCTCGGCATTTCGGCGG
Coding sequences within it:
- a CDS encoding 2Fe-2S iron-sulfur cluster-binding protein, coding for MPQVARVDVELDGRRHHLCWPHGQTLVETLLEAGIAVPHSCREGRCGSCVATVVAGEVDMVPCEVLDADDLEEGLILACQARPAGTDVHVEF
- a CDS encoding acyl-CoA dehydrogenase family protein; amino-acid sequence: MSDRVLDRVVAMADQLREQAAEAEQLGRLTDDTVKLMKGAGLIRLLQTKQYQGFEVHPREFAETTMATAALDPAAGWIVGVVGVHPYQLAYADPKVAAEIWADDVDTWMASPYAPQGVAKPVDGGYLFNGRWQFSSGTDHCDWIILGAMLGDDKGIPLMPPQMLHMILPRKDYEIVEDSWNVVGLRGTGSKDVIVKDAFVPTYRTMDAAKVMDGTAQREAGMTEPLYLMPWSTMFPLGISAATIGIAEGALAAHLDYQRGRVGATGTAIKDDPYVMHAIGEAAADINAARQELLANADRIYDMVAAGKEVSFADRAAGRRTQVRAVWRAVSAVDEIFARSGGNAARMDKPLQRYWRDVHVGQMHAIHVPGTTYHAAALSSIGIDPPEGPLRALI